In a single window of the Synechococcus sp. MW101C3 genome:
- a CDS encoding VOC family protein, with protein MTSSSQAGPIESSLVLAADDPKQLAGFYGLLLDSTPQPGLSARHWRLPLPSGGRLEIYAPSSRRPRPRQHGRLGICATRAAGAQPALQVLHDWRLQLLARGAAELEPVRLEPFGAEAWMADPEGNPFLLLVQGGTS; from the coding sequence GTGACTTCCAGTTCTCAAGCGGGCCCGATCGAGAGTTCGCTGGTGCTGGCGGCTGACGATCCCAAGCAGCTCGCCGGCTTCTATGGGCTGTTGCTCGACAGCACACCCCAGCCGGGGCTGAGCGCGCGGCACTGGCGCCTGCCGCTGCCCTCCGGCGGCCGGCTGGAGATCTACGCCCCGTCGTCACGGCGGCCCAGGCCGCGACAGCATGGCCGGCTGGGGATCTGCGCGACACGGGCGGCCGGAGCACAGCCAGCCCTGCAGGTGCTGCACGACTGGCGGCTGCAGCTGCTGGCCCGGGGGGCCGCTGAACTGGAGCCGGTGCGGCTGGAGCCGTTCGGAGCGGAAGCCTGGATGGCCGATCCAGAGGGCAACCCGTTTCTGCTGCTGGTGCAAGGAGGTACAAGCTGA
- a CDS encoding class I SAM-dependent methyltransferase: MVQQVLSAAQRAKLDGSDDALFYAEPRFVQHLDASFRSRLTALYRERIPPCAVVLDLMSSWVSHLPEGLTYDEVIGHGLNARELEANPRLDRHWVQNLNRDQMLPLAEASVDAVLIVAGWQYLQQPEAIAAELLRVVRPAGQVIVAFSNRMFFQKAPQVWTDGSDRDHLEIVARVLAAQGWAVEAVIAEDTPAQGPLGWLGGKGDPFFAVIGRKASL; encoded by the coding sequence ATGGTTCAGCAGGTGTTGAGCGCAGCCCAGCGGGCGAAGCTCGATGGCTCCGACGACGCCTTGTTCTATGCGGAGCCCCGTTTCGTTCAGCATCTCGATGCCAGCTTCCGCAGCAGGCTCACGGCGCTCTACCGCGAGCGGATTCCCCCTTGCGCGGTGGTGCTGGATCTGATGAGCAGCTGGGTGAGCCACCTGCCCGAAGGCCTCACCTACGACGAGGTGATCGGCCATGGCCTCAATGCCCGGGAGCTGGAAGCGAATCCCCGGCTGGATCGTCACTGGGTGCAGAACCTCAACCGCGACCAGATGCTGCCCCTGGCCGAGGCCAGCGTGGATGCGGTGCTGATCGTGGCCGGTTGGCAATATCTGCAGCAGCCGGAAGCGATCGCCGCCGAGTTGCTGCGGGTGGTGCGTCCGGCCGGGCAGGTGATCGTGGCCTTCTCGAACCGGATGTTCTTCCAGAAGGCCCCCCAGGTGTGGACCGACGGCAGCGACCGGGACCACCTGGAGATCGTGGCCCGGGTGCTGGCCGCCCAGGGCTGGGCTGTGGAAGCGGTGATCGCCGAAGACACCCCTGCCCAGGGGCCGCTGGGCTGGCTGGGCGGCAAGGGAGATCCCTTTTTTGCGGTGATCGGCCGCAAGGCCAGCCTCTGA
- a CDS encoding peptidase: MGGMTYCVAVLLESGMVFASDSRTNAGLDDFASFCKMTVFERRGDRVLVLLSSGSLAGTQAVISLLRQRADADDGTPNVWTARTMFDVMGLVSDAVRAIEERDGPYLKGAAGGFNASFLVGGQIKGEAPRLFRMYAEGNFIEASEGTPFLQTGEAKYGKPIIDRVIDRDTTLAEAAKCVLVSFDSTMRSNLSVGMPIDLLLYERDSLAIQQRRRFAEGDSYFKQLSGEWSAGVRKVFRELPELAW, from the coding sequence ATGGGCGGCATGACTTACTGCGTGGCGGTGCTGTTGGAGAGCGGCATGGTGTTCGCCTCCGATTCACGCACCAATGCAGGCCTGGATGATTTCGCCAGCTTCTGCAAGATGACGGTGTTCGAGCGGCGCGGCGATCGGGTGCTGGTGCTGCTCAGCTCCGGCAGCCTGGCCGGCACCCAGGCGGTGATCAGCCTGCTGCGTCAGCGCGCTGACGCCGACGACGGCACGCCCAACGTGTGGACGGCCCGCACCATGTTCGATGTCATGGGCCTCGTTTCCGATGCGGTGCGGGCGATCGAAGAGCGCGATGGCCCTTACCTCAAGGGGGCGGCCGGCGGCTTCAATGCCTCCTTCCTGGTGGGCGGGCAGATCAAGGGGGAAGCCCCACGCCTGTTCCGCATGTACGCCGAAGGCAACTTCATCGAGGCCAGCGAAGGCACCCCGTTCCTGCAGACCGGCGAGGCGAAGTACGGCAAACCGATCATCGACCGGGTGATCGACCGCGACACCACCCTGGCGGAAGCGGCCAAATGCGTCCTGGTGTCGTTCGACTCCACCATGCGCAGCAATCTGTCGGTAGGGATGCCGATCGACCTGCTGCTCTACGAGCGGGACAGCCTGGCGATCCAGCAGCGCCGCCGCTTCGCGGAAGGAGATAGCTACTTCAAGCAGCTGAGCGGCGAGTGGAGTGCGGGCGTGCGCAAAGTGTTCCGGGAGCTGCCAGAACTCGCCTGGTAA
- a CDS encoding transglutaminase family protein has protein sequence MGFDLLLRCQRPTPMIVILGVHDSRAGDLLEADPLQLSPQVPCQSYVDTYGNHCNRLLAPAGPMRLRGRGLVADSGLPDPVLPWLEQQPVELLPDHALLFLLASRFCESDLLTDFAWSQFGQAPEGWGRVQAICDFVHQHVRFDYNRSSPTKSALQTFESRVGVCRDFAHLAIALCRSMNIPARYCTGYLSDIEVPPPHTAMDFSAWFEAYLGQGWHVFDPRNNTPRIGRILIARGRDAADVALTTSFGPSVLESFEVWAA, from the coding sequence GTGGGGTTTGATCTGCTGCTGCGCTGCCAGCGGCCCACGCCGATGATCGTGATCCTGGGGGTGCATGACTCCCGCGCCGGCGATCTGCTGGAAGCGGACCCGCTGCAGTTATCGCCGCAGGTGCCCTGCCAGTCGTACGTGGACACCTACGGGAACCACTGCAACCGGCTGCTGGCCCCCGCCGGGCCGATGCGCCTGCGGGGCCGTGGCCTGGTGGCCGACAGTGGCCTGCCGGATCCGGTGCTGCCCTGGCTGGAGCAGCAGCCGGTGGAGCTACTGCCGGATCACGCCTTGCTGTTCCTGCTGGCCAGCCGCTTCTGCGAGAGCGACCTACTCACGGACTTCGCCTGGTCCCAGTTCGGCCAGGCGCCAGAAGGCTGGGGGCGGGTGCAGGCGATCTGCGATTTCGTGCATCAGCACGTGCGCTTCGATTACAACCGCTCGAGCCCGACAAAATCGGCCCTGCAGACCTTCGAAAGCCGCGTGGGGGTCTGCCGTGATTTCGCCCATCTGGCCATTGCCCTCTGCCGCTCCATGAACATCCCGGCGCGATACTGCACCGGTTACCTGAGTGACATCGAGGTGCCACCGCCCCATACCGCCATGGATTTCTCGGCCTGGTTCGAGGCCTATCTCGGCCAGGGCTGGCACGTGTTTGACCCACGCAACAACACCCCGCGGATCGGGCGGATCCTGATCGCCCGGGGCCGGGATGCGGCGGATGTGGCCCTCACCACCAGCTTCGGGCCGTCGGTGCTGGAGTCGTTCGAGGTATGGGCGGCATGA
- a CDS encoding DUF1643 domain-containing protein — protein sequence MQRWVVFSPCRSYRYALGRRWSAAPVVLIVGLNPSSADAHSDDPTVRRCVAFARSWGYGGLRIGNLFAFRATDPRSMLTATDPVGPANDRWLQQQAEGAALVVAAWGVKGRFASRDQAVRSLLPALHCLRLSRQGCPMHPLYLPAQLRPLPWPGR from the coding sequence ATGCAGCGCTGGGTCGTGTTCAGTCCGTGCCGGAGCTACCGGTATGCGCTCGGGCGCCGCTGGTCGGCCGCGCCGGTGGTGCTGATCGTGGGCCTCAACCCCAGCAGCGCCGATGCTCACAGCGACGATCCCACGGTGCGGCGCTGTGTGGCCTTCGCCCGCAGCTGGGGCTATGGGGGGCTAAGGATTGGCAACCTGTTCGCCTTTCGCGCCACCGATCCCCGCAGCATGCTGACGGCCACCGATCCGGTGGGTCCTGCCAACGACCGCTGGCTGCAGCAGCAAGCCGAAGGCGCCGCTCTGGTGGTGGCGGCCTGGGGCGTGAAGGGCCGCTTTGCCAGTCGTGATCAGGCTGTCCGAAGCCTGCTGCCGGCGTTGCACTGCCTCCGGCTCAGCCGCCAGGGCTGCCCCATGCATCCGCTCTATCTGCCCGCCCAGCTGCGGCCACTGCCCTGGCCAGGCCGTTGA
- a CDS encoding cation diffusion facilitator family transporter has protein sequence MNANRSSPSGAPSDHDRHPNPNQSHGRSHGHQHGHQHGGSPAGAFKWSVLLNTVLTSLQLVIGLSFGSLALVGDALHNLGDVVGLALGWGAERVSQRPASGRFTFGYGRTTHMASLANGLLILVAGGVVVVEAIERLSAPVALHPAPVAWAAAAGVVINLLSARLFGQHHHHDLNQRAAVLHLLTDAAVSVAVLVSTLLVGLTQWAWLDPLTAIGVGIVVMISALSLLREAIAVSLDAAPRGTDLAAIRAALLELPDVVDVRDLHVWGVSTSRLALTAHLVRHDHASTDDGRALLTEARQRLQALGIRQSTLQLEVSHDDCAASP, from the coding sequence GTGAACGCGAATCGTTCCTCACCCTCCGGCGCTCCGAGCGACCACGACCGCCACCCCAACCCCAACCAATCTCACGGCCGTTCCCACGGCCACCAGCACGGCCACCAGCACGGCGGCAGCCCTGCCGGCGCCTTCAAGTGGAGCGTGCTGCTCAACACCGTGCTGACCAGCCTGCAATTGGTGATCGGCCTGAGCTTCGGCTCCCTGGCCCTGGTCGGTGACGCCCTGCACAACCTCGGAGATGTGGTGGGTCTGGCGCTCGGCTGGGGGGCGGAGCGGGTGAGCCAGCGGCCGGCGAGCGGACGCTTCACCTTCGGCTATGGCCGCACCACCCATATGGCCTCGCTGGCGAACGGGCTGTTGATCCTGGTGGCCGGTGGCGTGGTGGTGGTGGAAGCCATCGAGCGGCTGTCTGCGCCCGTGGCGCTGCATCCTGCGCCAGTGGCCTGGGCGGCGGCGGCCGGTGTGGTCATCAACCTGCTCTCGGCGCGCCTGTTCGGCCAGCACCATCACCACGACCTCAACCAGCGCGCAGCTGTGCTGCATCTGCTCACCGATGCGGCCGTGTCCGTTGCCGTGCTGGTCAGCACCCTGCTGGTCGGTCTCACCCAGTGGGCCTGGCTGGATCCCCTGACCGCCATCGGGGTCGGCATTGTGGTGATGATCAGCGCCCTTTCTCTGTTGCGTGAGGCGATTGCCGTGAGCCTCGATGCCGCGCCGCGGGGCACCGACCTGGCGGCGATCCGCGCGGCGCTGCTGGAGTTGCCGGATGTGGTCGATGTGCGCGATCTGCACGTCTGGGGGGTCAGCACCTCCCGGCTGGCACTCACAGCCCATCTGGTGCGCCACGACCATGCATCCACCGACGATGGCCGCGCTCTGTTGACAGAAGCCCGCCAGCGGTTACAGGCGTTGGGAATCCGGCAGAGCACGCTGCAGCTGGAAGTCAGCCACGACGACTGCGCCGCTTCCCCTTGA
- a CDS encoding orange carotenoid-binding protein: protein MAITLEDARGIFPTTLSADVVPATIARFNQLSAEDQLALIWYAYLEMGKTITIAAPGAARMQFAEPTLNQIRQLSFQDQSQVMCDLANRVDTPISRTYSIWSPNIKLGFWYRLGEWMEQGTVAPIPQGYQLSANAAAILNAIKGLEGGQQITVLRNAVVDMGFDPNKIEDAERIAEPVVPPTEPAQRSEVSIKGVSNTTVLSYMNLLNANDFDALIELFLPDGALQPPFQRPIVGKAAVLRFFKEDCQNLKLLPEQGVTEPAADGYTQIKVTGRVQTPWFGAGVGMNVAWRFLIDPQGKIFFVAIDLLASPKELLNFIR from the coding sequence ATGGCCATCACGCTTGAAGACGCTCGCGGCATTTTTCCAACAACGCTTTCAGCGGATGTCGTGCCAGCCACGATTGCGCGATTCAACCAGCTGAGCGCTGAAGATCAGCTCGCTCTGATCTGGTACGCCTATCTGGAAATGGGAAAAACAATCACCATTGCGGCTCCCGGTGCCGCTCGGATGCAGTTCGCCGAGCCCACCCTCAACCAGATCCGTCAACTCAGCTTCCAGGATCAGTCGCAGGTGATGTGCGATCTGGCCAACCGCGTGGATACTCCGATCTCCCGCACCTATTCGATCTGGTCGCCGAACATCAAGCTTGGCTTCTGGTATCGCCTCGGCGAATGGATGGAGCAGGGCACCGTGGCCCCGATTCCCCAGGGGTATCAGCTGTCGGCGAACGCCGCCGCCATCCTCAATGCCATCAAGGGTCTGGAAGGCGGTCAGCAGATCACCGTGCTGCGCAACGCCGTGGTCGACATGGGCTTCGACCCGAACAAGATCGAAGATGCCGAGCGGATCGCCGAGCCGGTGGTGCCCCCCACCGAGCCCGCCCAGCGCAGCGAAGTGAGCATCAAGGGAGTGAGCAACACCACTGTGCTCTCCTACATGAACCTGCTCAATGCCAACGATTTCGACGCGTTGATTGAGCTGTTCCTTCCCGACGGTGCTCTTCAGCCCCCCTTCCAAAGGCCCATCGTGGGCAAGGCAGCTGTGCTGCGCTTCTTCAAGGAAGATTGCCAGAACCTCAAGCTGCTGCCTGAGCAAGGCGTCACTGAGCCCGCTGCCGATGGTTACACCCAGATCAAGGTGACGGGTCGGGTGCAGACCCCCTGGTTCGGCGCCGGCGTGGGGATGAACGTGGCCTGGCGCTTCCTGATCGATCCTCAGGGGAAAATCTTCTTCGTGGCGATTGATCTGCTGGCCTCCCCCAAAGAGCTGCTCAATTTCATCCGCTGA
- a CDS encoding alpha-amylase family glycosyl hydrolase yields MGQQQAVTGMGTILCADGVAFRVWAPNARGVAVIGTFNDWDSRVTPMQAEEGGYWYAKVAHAGIADQYKYAIDTGKGTVYRIDPYAHEVTNSAGNGVIHDPSFNWGEDSFSMRGWNELVIYELHVGTFNDESSRPGKFMSITARLEHLKRLGINAIQIMPVSQFAGMRSWGYNPSNIFAVDSDYGGSLGFKQFIKESHAAGIAVILDVVYNHFGPSDLDLWRFDGWCENDQGGIYFYNDHRALTPWGATRPDYGRGEVRQYILDNVRMWITEYHLDGLRLDSTLFIRSIDDAGTEDLPDGWSLLQAINETTAQLQPGFLTIGEDLESNAWITKDVGAGGAGFGSQWDPHFVRAIRQAMITTQDESRSLHSIREAILYRYNDDAFERVIYSESHDDVANGQSRVPQDVNPDDPTGWFAQKRSTMAAALVLTSPGIPMLFQGQEFLEGGWFRDSVPIDWDQRDEFRGIVRMYRDLIRLRLNREGVSRGLCGQFTQVFHLNEERNVIAFHRWDQGGAGDDVVVIANLLNGFQDTYTVGFPGAGTWELRFNSNWQGYSDLFDDHLCGDVEAVAQSRDGLPWSAAVALAPYSVLIYSQATATGRTGPAGAPH; encoded by the coding sequence ATGGGGCAGCAGCAAGCCGTCACAGGCATGGGAACCATTCTTTGCGCGGATGGCGTGGCGTTCCGCGTATGGGCGCCCAATGCCAGGGGGGTGGCCGTGATCGGCACCTTCAACGATTGGGACAGCCGCGTGACTCCAATGCAAGCGGAGGAGGGAGGCTATTGGTACGCCAAGGTGGCGCATGCAGGGATTGCTGATCAATACAAATACGCCATTGATACCGGAAAAGGCACAGTTTACCGCATCGATCCCTATGCCCATGAGGTGACCAACTCCGCAGGGAATGGGGTGATTCATGATCCCAGCTTCAACTGGGGAGAAGACAGCTTCTCGATGCGCGGCTGGAACGAGCTCGTCATCTACGAGCTGCATGTTGGCACCTTCAATGACGAATCCAGCCGCCCAGGCAAATTCATGTCGATCACAGCTCGGCTGGAGCACCTGAAGCGACTTGGCATCAATGCCATTCAGATCATGCCAGTGAGCCAGTTCGCAGGGATGCGCTCCTGGGGCTACAACCCATCCAACATCTTTGCAGTGGATTCGGATTACGGCGGATCCCTGGGCTTCAAGCAGTTCATCAAGGAATCCCATGCGGCTGGCATCGCAGTGATCCTTGATGTTGTTTACAACCATTTCGGCCCCAGCGACCTGGATCTCTGGCGATTTGATGGCTGGTGCGAAAACGATCAAGGAGGCATCTACTTCTACAACGACCACCGCGCGCTCACGCCCTGGGGGGCAACCCGTCCCGATTACGGCCGCGGGGAAGTGCGTCAATACATCCTCGACAACGTGCGCATGTGGATCACGGAGTACCACCTCGATGGCCTGCGCCTCGACAGCACGCTGTTCATCCGAAGCATCGATGATGCGGGCACCGAAGATCTTCCGGACGGTTGGAGCCTGTTGCAGGCCATCAATGAAACCACCGCTCAGCTTCAACCCGGCTTCCTGACCATCGGCGAAGATCTGGAAAGCAACGCCTGGATCACCAAGGATGTAGGCGCTGGAGGCGCTGGCTTCGGTTCGCAGTGGGATCCGCATTTCGTGCGAGCGATTCGCCAGGCGATGATCACAACGCAGGATGAAAGCCGTTCCTTGCACAGCATTCGAGAGGCCATCCTTTACCGCTACAACGACGACGCCTTTGAGCGCGTGATCTACAGCGAATCCCACGATGATGTGGCCAACGGGCAGTCACGTGTACCGCAGGATGTCAACCCCGACGATCCCACGGGTTGGTTTGCCCAGAAGCGCTCCACCATGGCAGCAGCCCTGGTGCTGACCTCGCCGGGCATTCCCATGCTCTTTCAGGGGCAGGAGTTTCTGGAGGGGGGCTGGTTTCGTGATTCGGTGCCCATCGACTGGGACCAACGGGATGAGTTCCGGGGGATTGTGCGGATGTACCGGGATCTGATCCGCCTTCGTCTCAACCGTGAGGGTGTGTCACGTGGACTGTGTGGGCAGTTCACCCAGGTGTTTCACCTGAATGAGGAGCGCAACGTGATCGCGTTTCACCGCTGGGATCAAGGTGGTGCGGGAGATGATGTGGTGGTGATCGCCAACCTCCTGAACGGCTTCCAGGACACCTACACCGTGGGCTTCCCTGGAGCAGGCACCTGGGAGCTGCGCTTCAACAGCAACTGGCAGGGCTACAGCGATCTGTTCGATGATCACCTCTGCGGTGACGTTGAAGCAGTGGCGCAGAGCAGAGACGGGCTTCCCTGGTCAGCCGCCGTGGCACTGGCGCCTTACAGCGTGCTGATCTATTCCCAGGCGACGGCCACGGGGCGGACAGGCCCGGCTGGGGCACCCCATTGA
- a CDS encoding fatty acid desaturase yields MGTDASVSVPPSMGAEQRSWVGLALAALIVVAWLASLLLLLQVDLTALLATGRHTPAQELAHWRLPHTWIAAAGVGTEILVRTFLQTGLFIVAHDAMHGSLIPARPRLNHRLGRLALTLYACLPYGDCLRKHRQHHQAPGSPGDPDFHDGIRSHPVSWYLHFMRGYLSMPQIVSLAAAWICTAAVMPSAAPAIQLNIVVFWVVPLVLSSVQLFVFGTYLPHRHGQAGDGVTHRVESLPLPALISLVSCYHFGFHWEHHQHPEAAWYELPRLHRRHWSHNGHPRLQGE; encoded by the coding sequence ATGGGAACCGATGCCTCGGTTTCGGTCCCGCCGTCCATGGGCGCCGAGCAGCGGTCGTGGGTGGGGCTCGCCCTAGCGGCACTGATCGTGGTCGCCTGGCTGGCCAGCCTCTTGCTGCTGCTGCAGGTAGATCTCACTGCCCTGCTGGCCACGGGCCGCCACACTCCAGCCCAGGAGCTGGCCCACTGGCGCCTGCCGCACACCTGGATCGCGGCGGCTGGGGTGGGCACCGAGATTCTGGTGCGCACCTTTCTGCAGACCGGGCTGTTCATCGTCGCCCACGACGCCATGCACGGCAGCCTGATACCGGCGCGCCCACGCTTGAACCACCGCCTGGGCCGTTTGGCGCTGACGCTCTACGCCTGCCTTCCCTACGGCGACTGCCTCAGGAAGCACCGCCAGCATCACCAGGCTCCCGGGAGCCCAGGCGATCCCGACTTCCACGACGGTATCCGTTCCCATCCTGTCAGTTGGTACCTGCACTTCATGCGGGGATACCTTTCAATGCCCCAGATTGTCAGCCTGGCGGCTGCCTGGATCTGTACTGCAGCAGTGATGCCATCAGCAGCTCCAGCAATTCAACTCAACATCGTTGTGTTCTGGGTCGTGCCATTGGTGCTCAGTTCTGTGCAGTTGTTTGTGTTCGGCACCTATCTTCCTCACCGCCACGGCCAGGCGGGTGATGGTGTCACTCACAGGGTGGAAAGCCTGCCGCTGCCTGCATTGATCTCCCTGGTGAGTTGTTATCACTTCGGCTTTCACTGGGAGCATCATCAACATCCAGAGGCTGCCTGGTACGAGCTGCCTCGCCTGCATCGCAGACACTGGTCGCACAACGGTCACCCACGGCTACAGGGTGAGTAA
- a CDS encoding YciI family protein, translated as MRWFVKLEEGTVDRRHFDQHLQAHLAWVRELKVRGHCPSTGYWQECKGQPGAGGMLLFQAGSWEEAEAIVRSDPLIQAGSVSWILHEWHVVAGALGTAGDPGFS; from the coding sequence ATGCGCTGGTTTGTGAAGCTGGAAGAGGGCACGGTGGATCGCCGCCATTTCGACCAGCACCTTCAGGCGCATCTCGCCTGGGTGCGGGAACTGAAGGTCCGTGGCCACTGTCCCAGCACCGGCTATTGGCAGGAGTGCAAAGGCCAACCTGGGGCAGGAGGCATGTTGCTGTTCCAGGCGGGTAGCTGGGAGGAAGCGGAAGCCATCGTGCGAAGCGATCCACTCATTCAGGCCGGCAGCGTGAGCTGGATCCTGCACGAGTGGCATGTGGTGGCTGGAGCTCTGGGGACCGCCGGGGATCCCGGATTCAGCTGA
- a CDS encoding glycosyltransferase family 2 protein has translation MAISLVVRWLLGWALCQRLTRLPERRLQGEQTISVLIPARDEERTLPNLLPALQAQSLKGLEVIVVDDHSSDRTAAIARSAGVKVMQPPPLAEGWCGKTWALHHGVRASTGEILVFLDADTEPRPEFLERLLATRQALGGLVSVQPFHRTEKPYEQLSMLFNLVGLMAVPMGPGCGVAFGPAMATSRADYDRVGGHEAVAGKVVEDWFMGHLYEKAGLPVSAYIGDGLIEYRMYPGGLHDMVVGFAKNFATAAGEVRWLWMLAVLLWLSGLFWAAWCLPAALLGWPMVGDASLAPNLVLYLAFALQLLVITRRVGDFGWICLIFPLPVLFFLAVFLLAILNLERGTIEWKGRRFPTR, from the coding sequence GTGGCGATTTCTCTTGTGGTGCGCTGGTTGCTGGGCTGGGCCCTCTGCCAGCGGCTCACGCGGCTTCCCGAGCGCCGGCTGCAGGGCGAGCAGACGATTTCCGTGCTGATCCCCGCCCGGGACGAGGAGCGAACCCTGCCCAACCTGCTGCCAGCCCTGCAGGCTCAGAGCCTCAAGGGGTTGGAGGTGATTGTGGTCGACGATCACTCCAGCGATCGCACGGCAGCCATCGCCCGGTCCGCCGGTGTGAAGGTGATGCAACCGCCGCCGCTGGCCGAGGGCTGGTGCGGCAAGACCTGGGCCCTGCACCATGGCGTGCGCGCCAGCACGGGCGAGATCCTGGTGTTCCTCGACGCCGACACCGAGCCGCGGCCCGAGTTCCTGGAGCGGCTCCTGGCCACCCGTCAGGCTCTGGGCGGGCTGGTGTCGGTGCAACCGTTCCACCGCACCGAAAAGCCCTACGAACAGCTGTCGATGCTGTTCAACCTGGTGGGGTTGATGGCGGTGCCGATGGGGCCGGGGTGCGGGGTGGCGTTCGGTCCGGCGATGGCCACCAGCCGGGCCGACTACGACCGGGTCGGCGGCCATGAGGCGGTGGCAGGCAAGGTGGTCGAAGACTGGTTCATGGGCCATCTCTACGAAAAGGCCGGGCTGCCGGTGAGCGCCTACATCGGCGATGGGCTGATCGAATACCGCATGTACCCCGGCGGCCTCCACGACATGGTGGTGGGCTTCGCCAAGAACTTCGCCACCGCCGCCGGTGAGGTGCGCTGGCTGTGGATGCTGGCGGTGTTGCTGTGGCTGTCCGGTCTGTTCTGGGCGGCCTGGTGCCTGCCGGCGGCCTTGCTGGGCTGGCCGATGGTGGGGGATGCCTCCCTGGCACCCAACCTGGTGCTCTACCTGGCGTTCGCCCTGCAGCTGCTGGTGATCACCCGGCGGGTGGGTGATTTCGGCTGGATCTGCCTGATCTTTCCGCTGCCGGTGCTGTTCTTCCTGGCGGTGTTCCTTCTGGCCATTCTGAATCTTGAGCGCGGCACGATCGAATGGAAAGGCAGGCGTTTTCCAACGCGCTAG
- a CDS encoding N-formylglutamate amidohydrolase, with the protein MPLNPLLEAADPPVFRVVRPTGRSAVLLTADHAGRAIPRRLNRLNLSDTVLDTHVAWDLGVAQLGLGLSARLDAFLILHNYSRLVIDANRPPEAPDSIVCLSEHTPIPANADLSADERQQRLEELFQPYHRRIGAELEARQQRARPSVLVALHSFTPVHAGDVRPWHVGVLHGRDGRLAGRVRERLEREQGLCVGNNEPYAVCDASDYTVVVHGEQRRIPHVELEIRQDLLASDAGQREWVERLAAVLLDALTEGFPPLP; encoded by the coding sequence TTGCCACTGAACCCGCTGCTGGAGGCGGCGGATCCGCCGGTGTTCCGCGTCGTGCGCCCCACCGGCCGCTCGGCGGTGCTGCTCACGGCCGACCATGCCGGCCGTGCCATTCCGCGTCGTCTGAACCGCCTCAACCTCAGCGACACGGTGCTTGACACGCACGTGGCCTGGGATCTGGGGGTGGCCCAGCTGGGGCTGGGGCTGTCGGCGCGGCTCGACGCCTTTCTGATCCTGCACAACTACTCACGGCTGGTGATCGACGCCAACCGCCCTCCGGAGGCGCCCGATTCGATCGTGTGCCTCAGCGAGCACACCCCCATCCCCGCCAACGCCGACCTCTCCGCAGACGAGCGGCAGCAGCGGCTGGAGGAGCTCTTCCAGCCCTACCACCGGCGCATCGGCGCCGAGCTGGAGGCCCGCCAGCAACGGGCCCGGCCCAGCGTGCTGGTGGCGCTGCACAGCTTCACGCCAGTGCATGCCGGCGACGTACGTCCCTGGCATGTGGGCGTGCTGCACGGCCGCGATGGCCGCCTGGCCGGACGGGTGCGCGAGCGGCTGGAGCGGGAGCAGGGGCTGTGCGTGGGCAACAACGAGCCCTACGCGGTCTGCGACGCCAGCGATTACACAGTGGTCGTGCATGGCGAGCAGCGCCGGATTCCGCATGTGGAACTGGAAATCCGCCAGGACCTGCTGGCCAGCGACGCCGGGCAGCGCGAGTGGGTGGAGCGGCTCGCCGCCGTGCTGCTGGATGCGCTGACAGAGGGATTCCCGCCGCTTCCCTGA
- a CDS encoding STAS/SEC14 domain-containing protein, with protein MIETIDDLPEGTLGFQFRGKITADDYNLVLTPALDRALEEHDRIKALVCLVDDFQGFSLGAAWEDTKEGLRHWDGFERLAVVTDVAWMRHGLPAIAVALPYPVRVFGNAEPEEARRWLSEALGLIQVSRDADVVTVRLIGSLDAGAYAHAEEEIAAAFAGLDGVRLLLELSAFDGWAGLAALSRHLGLIRDHHRAIRRVALVGNKVWQKLAEKATSRFITAETRFFASTDAALAEVWIRQ; from the coding sequence ATGATTGAAACCATCGATGATCTGCCGGAAGGCACACTTGGTTTTCAGTTCAGAGGAAAGATCACGGCCGATGATTACAATCTTGTGCTCACTCCGGCGTTGGATCGAGCACTGGAGGAGCACGACCGCATCAAGGCGCTGGTCTGCCTCGTAGACGATTTTCAAGGCTTCAGCCTGGGGGCCGCCTGGGAAGACACCAAAGAGGGATTGCGGCACTGGGACGGCTTTGAGCGGCTGGCTGTGGTCACCGATGTGGCCTGGATGCGGCACGGCCTGCCGGCCATCGCCGTGGCCCTGCCCTACCCCGTGCGGGTGTTCGGCAATGCCGAGCCTGAGGAGGCGCGCCGCTGGCTCAGCGAGGCCCTCGGCCTCATTCAGGTGTCCCGTGACGCCGATGTGGTGACGGTGCGGTTGATCGGCTCGCTGGATGCCGGTGCCTACGCCCACGCTGAGGAGGAGATCGCGGCGGCTTTCGCCGGCCTCGACGGCGTGCGGCTGCTGCTCGAGTTGAGCGCCTTTGACGGCTGGGCTGGGCTGGCGGCGCTGAGCCGCCACCTGGGACTGATCCGCGACCATCACCGGGCGATCCGGCGTGTGGCCCTGGTGGGCAACAAGGTGTGGCAGAAGCTGGCCGAAAAGGCCACCTCCCGCTTCATCACCGCCGAAACCCGCTTCTTCGCTTCCACGGATGCCGCCTTGGCGGAGGTGTGGATCCGGCAGTGA